From one Drosophila subpulchrella strain 33 F10 #4 breed RU33 chromosome 3L, RU_Dsub_v1.1 Primary Assembly, whole genome shotgun sequence genomic stretch:
- the LOC119553783 gene encoding protein lin-9 homolog produces the protein MSIEPQTIKVSKNQTENYEEKEFLANIGLLATTTMAEIRQRQQKKPKKPKQDCEEDDLFVKRPDFSKRNLMVDEVASQLKTETKEWYQNDGCSSEEEGEEKEETHTICSIPGKRLYNFLQQLSSHQWIWCEFVDSFLDKPILACSYDMERFICECCPMLKTRYLPRRGWQLLRRNMGKARRFSPAFIEQERQEMERSRRIVRQLQQYRFNHQEDGPYLELLPKRIPLPLAPDAKVVGLLQGHSLRGIIAGHVMDYDPQDSSYLVRFSKNGTTAVLSLQDSRLYTDQDNRTLPLSIMMHGIKSAPFKTETAKNEKFGNKRYTKELLESVLQVRKLLDVKQKTVMEISQMNENFEGGKDSSTSGSRRDAKMTPQREKLQRRYAANMITLHRVNSDVLEPLHTLYEHLAEYQKQEEEQEAKGGRPASEVYQKCRMQAELDLKTVGSEKSLKIESDRIREFVCNLQTILYLNGKMGRENSADMEAVLADLISHMKDNVPPALGVQFEDALMSLNPLRQQVVAMFKAIQKPERFQITQQAPMQTEDGVYNFVVEAQPDPPA, from the exons ATGTCAATTGAACCACAAACTATTAAGGTCTCAAAAAACCAAACTGAAAACTACGAAGAAAAAGAGTTCCTGGCTAACATTGGATTGCTGGCCACGACaac AATGGCAGAGATTCGTCAACGTCAGCAGAAGAAACCTAAAAAACCAAAGCAAGACTGCGAAGAAGATGATTTATTTGTGAAGCGACCTGATTTTAGCAAGCGGAACTTGATGGTAGATGAGGTAGCTAGTCAGCTGAAGACTGAAACAAAAGAATGGTACCAAAACGATGGATGTTCTTCCGAAGAAGAAGGAGAAGAAAAGGAAGAAACGCATACCATTTGCTCCATACCGGGAAAGAG GTTGTACAACTTCCTGCAGCAACTCAGCTCACATCAGTGGATCTGGTGCGAGTTCGTGGACTCCTTTCTGGACAAACCGATCCTGGCCTGCTCCTACGACATGGAGCGCTTTATATGCGAGTGCTGTCCGATGCTGAAGACCCGCTACCTGCCACGCAGGGGATGGCAGCTGTTGCGCCGGAACATGGGAAAGGCCCGTCGATTCTCGCCAGCCTTCATCGAACAGGAGCGCCAGGAGATGGAGCGCTCGCGTCGCATTGTCCGGCAGCTGCAGCAGTATCGGTTCAACCACCAGGAGGACGGTCCCTACTTGGAGCTGCTGCCCAAGCGCATTCCCCTGCCCCTGGCCCCGGATGCCAAGGTCGTCGGGCTGCTGCAAGGACACTCCCTCAGGGGCATCATCGCTGGCCATGTCATGGACTACGATCCGCAGGACAGTAGCTATCTGGTTCGCTTCTCCAAAAATGGCACAACAGCCGTGCTCAGTCTGCAGGACTCACGTCTCTATACGGATCAGGACAACAGGACTCTGCCATTGTCCATTATGATGCACGGCATCAAATCGGCTCCATTCAAAACGGAGACGGCCAAGAACGAGAAGTTCGGTAATAAGAGGTATACCAAGGAGCTCCTCGAATCGGTGCTGCAGGTGAGGAAACTATTGGATGTTAAGCAGAAAACCGTGATGGAAATATCACAAATGAACGAGAATTTCGAGGGCGGCAAGGACTCCTCTACTTCGGGCAGTCGTCGCGATGCCAAGATGACACCTCAACGGGAGAAACTCCAGCGTCGCTATGCGGCCAATATGATAACCCTGCATCGGGTGAACTCGGATGTCCTGGAACCGCTGCACACCCTTTACGAGCACCTggccgagtaccaaaagcaggaggaggagcaggaggccAAGGGAGGACGTCCCGCCAGCGAAGTCTATCAGAAGTGTCGCATGCAGGCAGAACTGGATCTCAAGACGGTCGGCAGTGAGAAATCCCTGAAGATAGAATCGGATCGCATCCGTGAGTTCGTCTGCAACCTACAAACCATACTCTATCTCAATGGCAAGATGGGTCGCGAGAACAGCGCCGATATGGAGGCGGTTCTGGCCGATCTGATATCCCATATGAAGGATAATGTCCCGCCCGCGCTGGGCGTCCAATTCGAGGACGCTCTGATGTCCCTGAATCCCCTGCGTCAGCAAGTGGTGGCCATGTTCAAGGCCATCCAAAAACCGGAACGCTTCCAAATCACCCAACAGGCTCCCATGCAAACGGAGGATGGTGTCTACAACTTTGTGGTCGAGGCACAGCCAGATCCCCCAGCCTAG